Part of the Nostoc sp. ATCC 53789 genome, CCCTATTCAGCACTATTTTCGCCTGCTGACTCCACTGTTGTACTAGCTCAATTGCTGGACACAAATCTCGTCGCTGCATTGTTGCTACTTGCAAGCGCATAATTTGTTGGTGCAATCGGTGAGTGGGAGTCTGTGCTAACTGTGTCACGGAACCAATACCTGCATGGAGCAATAAACCACAATATTGTATGCCTACACTAGGAATACGCGCCAAGTCAGCTAAAGCCATCCATTTATTTACATACTGAAGATGAATCTGTAATTTATTTGCTAACGCCAGCCGTGCCTCTAGAGTCTTTCCTTGTTTGACTAGCGCTACTGTGCTACTAATCCCACAATTTTGCAGTTGTGATTGCTCCTCGTGGCTGAGTCCAGGTAATTGCTCGATTGGCCAGTCACGAGATGCGAGCAGATTTCGATTATTTGTATTTTTAGCAGACATTTTAAAACTAAATATAGGCTTGTTCACTCACATATACAGCAATCCTAAATCATTCATGAACAACAAGATACCCTCCTCTGATTAGAAGTCGGGTATCTAAGCCTTAAAGTCTTGGCGTTTTTCCTGCCACTCTATGGGAATATTTCACATCTAAATGTGACCTACTACAATGGCATTGTATCGACTAACAATGCCATTGCATCGACTAACATTAAGATGGGCGTAATAGTTAAAATCTAACTCGTTCATAGTGGATTGCAGAAAACCTATGACACCGATTCCGAAAAGCGCAGCCCAGTTGTATGAAATAGACTTTGTAGCATGGACAGAAAAGACTGTACAACTTATTCGTGCTGAACAATTTGAACAGGTAGACTGGGATAGTGTGATTGAGGAAATTGAGAACTTGGGACGGTCTGAACGGCGGGAATTGAAAAGCCGCTTGGAGGTATTATTACAGCATTTGTTAAAGTGGCAATATCAGTCTAGTTTGCGGAGTGGCTCTTGGCGAAATACGATTAACGAGCAACGTAATCGGATTACAGATTTGTTACAAGAGAGTCCTAGCCTCAAGTCATATCCAGAAGAAGTTTTAGCCCAATGTTACGATCGCGGATTGAAAGCTGCTAGTAATGAAACTGAACTACCAATAAATACCTTTCCAGTAGAATGTTCTTATCTCATTACCCAAGTTCTCGATGCTGAGTTTTTGCCGGATGCGATTGATTTGTAATACAGGCTTATGTAGTAAATAACTCACCTCGCAGAACAGTTACCGCTTGTCCGGCGAGAAAAACGCGATCGCCTCCGGTATAGCGTACTTTTACCACTCCACCGCGACGGGATGCTTGATAAGCCAATAACTCATCTTTGTGTAAGCGATCGCGCCAGAAGGGAGCAAGACAGCAATGGGTAGCGCCAGTTACAGGGTCTTCATCAATTCCTAAACCCGGTGCAAATAAACGAGAGACGAAATCATATTCAGAATCAGAGTCGGTAAGGCTGGTGACAATGATCTCAGAAATAGGCAAAGTTTTTAATATTTGAAAATTTGGCTGTACTTGCCGTACCAAATCTTCAGATTCCAATTCCACTAAATAGCCAAAAGAATTTAAAAAAACAGATTTGTATGGTACACCCAAAGCAGCCTTAAGTTCTCGTGGGGCGATTGTTTCTTGTGAGTGATTCACAGGAAAATCTAACTCAATCCACTCATCTTGCAAGTTAGCAATCAGCAATCCGCTTTTGGTGTAGAACCGCGCAACTTCATTCTCCGACAAATGCCCCTCTGTCCAAAGTACATGGGCACTAGCTAAGGTTGCGTGACCACAAAGAGGCACTTCTATCGTCGGCGTAAACCAACGCAGATTGAAGCCATCATCCTGTTTAACTAAAAAAGCCGTCTCAGATAAATTCATCTCCTGCGCCACATTCTGCATCCAGCGTTCATTGTGGCGAGTAGGCAAAACACAGACAGCAGCAGGATTTCCTGCGAAAGGTCTATTGGTAAAAGCATCAACTTGAGTAATGATTTGTCCCATTAGAGTCACCCTAAAAATTAGATAGCAATATACTTATCAGGAGTGTGTTAGAAATTTATGCCGATAGTTAACATTATTTTTAAGCCCATTGCTACGCGTCTATAGCGCACTAAAGTTCATTTAAGCATTTATTGTTTCTCTGTGTATCTACCCTCTGTGCCTTGTTCCAAAAACAAAAATTTATAGCTTTAACCCAAGCGTATTAGTCTATAGGGATTCTCGATGTGAAATACAGCCAGTGGTTCATAAGGACAGACAGCCATGCTGTTACAGCAACAGGACTTACGTAATAAAATAGCCCAAACCTTTATTCTTCGGTAGAGGCAATTCATGTAGACGCAAAGCGTCTTCCCGCAGGGTATTGCCTCTACCGCGTGTAGTTTTGCGTAAGTCCTAATCAAAATGGAAATCGCTATATACAGTACCTTATAAATTAGGAATACAATCTCCACAAACTAGGGTAAATGTTCAAGGAAAACCGAAACATGAGCATAAAAATCTTCAGAAGCATCTTTGCTGCTGTCAACTTAGCGCTAATTTCTGGAGGATTAGTTAGTTGTGCTGTTGAAGTACCACAGCCACTTGCACCAACTGAGCAACAAAAACCAGTTCTGCAACCTAACCAGAACGACAATGATGATGGCGATCGCAAAAATCGCAAAGATGATGATGATGATGGTGATCGCAAAAATCGCAAAGACGATGACGATAAAGAAGATAACGACTAAATAAAGGCAAAACTATAACCTGAAGTTTCCATTTATGCTTATCCCACAAACTTCTACTTCCCTCGCCGATTGTTTACGCCTCCGACGGCAAAAATTAGCAAACCTCATTAAGTTTCCCGTAATTCTGTGGTCAGGTAGCAACAGTCCCCGCAACTTTCCAGCAAATCCCTTTCCATTTCGCGCTAACAGTCATTTCCTATATTTTGCCGGACTACCATTATCAAATGCGGCAATTCGTTTAGAAGGGGGCAAGCTAGAACTATTTATGGACGATCCATCACCTAGTAGCACCCTTTGGCATGGAGAAATGCCAACGTGCAATGAAATAGCCCAGAAGATTGGGGCAGATATGGCTCGACCAATGGCAGAATTAGAGTCTTGGGTGGAAGATGCTGTCACACTTGCTGTACAAGATGCAGCGACATGGACGCAACAATCACAGCTATTAAATAGATGGGTTTTACCCCAAAGTCCTCCCCAAGGAATTGACTTAGATTTAGCTAAAGCGATCGCTTCTATCCGCCTCACTCACGATGAAGCTGCATTAACCGAGTTGCGAAAAGCTGCTGCTGTCACTGTTGAAGCACACAAAGCTGGGATGGCAGCAACACCTCAAGCCAAACTAGAAGCAGAAGTTCGCGCCGCGATGGAAGGGGTAATTATTGCCCACAATATGACCACCTCTTACAACAGTATTGTCACCGTTCACGGCGAAGTTTTGCATAACGAACACTATCACCACCCCTTGCAACCAGGTGATTTACTGCTTGCCGATGTTGGCGCTGAAACTGAGATGGGTTGGGCAGGTGATGTCACTCGTACATGGCCAGTTTCCGGTAAGTTTTCATCTACCCAGAGAGATATTTATAATGTAGTGCTGGCGGCTCATGATGCTTGCATTGCCAAAATACAGCCTGGTGTAGAGTATGAGGATATTCATCTATTAGCTGCCACTGTTATAGCTGAAGGTTTAGTAGAGTTAGGCATTTTCCAAGGGAATCCCCAATATTTAGTAGAGATGGATGCCCACGCGCTGTTTTTCCCTCATGGTATCGGTCATCTACTGGGTTTAGATGTCCATGATATGGAAGATTTGGGAGATTTAGCAGGGTATGAAGAAGGACGCAAAAGGAGTGATCGCTTTGGCTTAAGCTACCTCCGTTTAAATCGTCCCCTGCGTCCAGGAATGTTAGTTACAATTGAGCCTGG contains:
- a CDS encoding PhzF family phenazine biosynthesis protein, which translates into the protein MGQIITQVDAFTNRPFAGNPAAVCVLPTRHNERWMQNVAQEMNLSETAFLVKQDDGFNLRWFTPTIEVPLCGHATLASAHVLWTEGHLSENEVARFYTKSGLLIANLQDEWIELDFPVNHSQETIAPRELKAALGVPYKSVFLNSFGYLVELESEDLVRQVQPNFQILKTLPISEIIVTSLTDSDSEYDFVSRLFAPGLGIDEDPVTGATHCCLAPFWRDRLHKDELLAYQASRRGGVVKVRYTGGDRVFLAGQAVTVLRGELFTT
- a CDS encoding aminopeptidase P family protein, with the protein product MLIPQTSTSLADCLRLRRQKLANLIKFPVILWSGSNSPRNFPANPFPFRANSHFLYFAGLPLSNAAIRLEGGKLELFMDDPSPSSTLWHGEMPTCNEIAQKIGADMARPMAELESWVEDAVTLAVQDAATWTQQSQLLNRWVLPQSPPQGIDLDLAKAIASIRLTHDEAALTELRKAAAVTVEAHKAGMAATPQAKLEAEVRAAMEGVIIAHNMTTSYNSIVTVHGEVLHNEHYHHPLQPGDLLLADVGAETEMGWAGDVTRTWPVSGKFSSTQRDIYNVVLAAHDACIAKIQPGVEYEDIHLLAATVIAEGLVELGIFQGNPQYLVEMDAHALFFPHGIGHLLGLDVHDMEDLGDLAGYEEGRKRSDRFGLSYLRLNRPLRPGMLVTIEPGFYQVPAILNDANVRSKYQNVVNWQRLSEFADVRGIRIEDDVLVTAEGSEVLTAALPNDADTIENLVGR
- a CDS encoding DUF4332 domain-containing protein; the encoded protein is MSAKNTNNRNLLASRDWPIEQLPGLSHEEQSQLQNCGISSTVALVKQGKTLEARLALANKLQIHLQYVNKWMALADLARIPSVGIQYCGLLLHAGIGSVTQLAQTPTHRLHQQIMRLQVATMQRRDLCPAIELVQQWSQQAKIVLNRE
- a CDS encoding DUF29 domain-containing protein; its protein translation is MTPIPKSAAQLYEIDFVAWTEKTVQLIRAEQFEQVDWDSVIEEIENLGRSERRELKSRLEVLLQHLLKWQYQSSLRSGSWRNTINEQRNRITDLLQESPSLKSYPEEVLAQCYDRGLKAASNETELPINTFPVECSYLITQVLDAEFLPDAIDL